In Lytechinus variegatus isolate NC3 chromosome 18, Lvar_3.0, whole genome shotgun sequence, a single genomic region encodes these proteins:
- the LOC121431934 gene encoding uncharacterized protein LOC121431934 — translation MDCGEVVLKRLLGDSSRCTFCGKEPEESAVLSCSHRFCLDCFKNYSAVVGDMDDDFQCPNGCEGSYLKLAQCPSTDPGSMSPEVENMCNDEKEQSNDPDFSKLRCSSCDSPDAVATACCDECRGFLCDDCVDAHAKLRRLMKTHHVVQLDDLKNGKTQMRQQAKRCSIHDGEKLTFFCCHCRIMVCPQCAVLQHPKPDHDCVELKTAQTNFDNLVKKLASRCETKLKDADSQISQISKTKKEIELEINTVEQIINSTAEQVIEAVNTNREKLLKECAMERDVLLAKIERLQDAKQYMFDRLTSARKLMGGDGKKGLNIQHSKADTFFTRVDEILSRKEKDSDLDELKEYVRRIGFKRTSSYYEQTTSIGEIFQLSEWEIYREYDLESSVSTMTAFPDGRIAIACEEDTEGLMMVLSNGSKERVLDGVKVKQAAAMSDGRFVIIDDENRLRLFSCLGRENPAVYYDHPEDLSDDAVPVCVTQGQDHEHILVGFSGSTACYEYPIFGAKPVRTITTGNVVPQKLVVTRKADDLIIIAVNDHCVVAVDDSGSIRWRLEEADAIALVPAIFGDHIFIASINESEGVESSKLTIDSYTIDGELIESLVQEEKVEVQKKDSVNLQMILLSKAKLAVSIENRCLVYHGPQTLADISG, via the coding sequence atggattgcggtgaagtggttttgaagaggctCCTAGGTGACAGTTCAAGATGTACATTTTGTGGGAAGGAGCCGGAAGAAAGCGCTGTTCTCTCCTGCTCCCATCGGTTTTGTTTGGACTGCTTCAAGAATTACTCGGCAGTAGTAGGTGATATGGATGATGACTTCCAGTGCCCGAATGGATGCGAGGGAAGCTATCTCAAGCTGGCCCAATGCCCATCCACCGACCCGGGTAGTATGTCACCGGAAGTGGAGAACATGTGTAATGACGAAAAGGAGCAGAGTAATGACCCAGACTTCAGCAAGCTCAGATGCAGCTCTTGCGATTCTCCCGATGCGGTTGCTACGGCATGTTGTGACGAGTGCCGAGGATTTCTCTGCGATGACTGCGTCGATGCCCACGCCAAGCTACGTCGCCTGATGAAAACCCACCACGTTGTGCAGCTTGATGATCTGAAGAATGGGAAGACGCAGATGAGACAGCAAGCGAAGAGATGCAGCATACATGATGGTGAGAAATTAACTTTCTTTTGCTGTCATTGCCGCATAATGGTGTGTCCGCAGTGCGCCGTCCTGCAGCATCCAAAGCCAGACCATGACTGCGTCGAGCTCAAGACTGCCCAAACAAATTTCGACAACCTCGTGAAGAAACTAGCATCACGATGTGAGACGAAACTAAAAGATGCGGATTCTCAGATTTCCCAGATTTCAAAAACGAAAAAGGAAATAGAACTTGAGATCAATACAGTCGAACAGATCATCAACAGCACGGCTGAGCAGGTGATCGAAGCAGTCAACACCAATCGAGAGAAACTGTTAAAGGAATGTGCGATGGAAAGGGATGTATTATTGGCAAAGATTGAGAGGCTTCAAGATGCGAAGCAGTACATGTTTGATCGATTAACCAGTGCTAGAAAACTGATGGGCGGAGATGGAAAGAAGGGTCTGAATATACAACATAGCAAAGCAGATACCTTCTTTACGCGTGTTGACGAGATTCTGTCgaggaaagagaaagatagCGACCTTGATGAATTAAAGGAGTACGTCCGTCGTATCGGCTTTAAGAGAACATCGTCATACTACGAACAAACGACATCGATCGGAGAAATCTTCCAACTCTCAGAGTGGGAAATCTATCGGGAATATGACCTCGAGTCTTCGGTGTCAACAATGACAGCCTTTCCAGATGGTCGAATAGCCATCGCCTGTGAAGAGGACACGGAGGGACTGATGATGGTCCTATCGAACGGTTCGAAAGAGCGAGTTCTGGATGGTGTGAAGGTCAAACAAGCCGCTGCTATGTCGGATGGACGATTCGTCATCATCGACGACGAGAATCGTCTTCGTTTATTTTCATGTCTTGGTCGCGAGAACCCAGCAGTATATTACGACCATCCCGAAGACCTGTCCGATGATGCTGTACCTGTATGCGTCACACAGGGTCAGGACCACGAACATATCCTAGTTGGATTTAGCGGATCAACCGCATGCTATGAATATCCAATCTTCGGCGCCAAGCCAGTTAGGACCATCACTACAGGAAACGTTGTCCCACAGAAGCTAGTGGTGACGAGAAAAGCCGATGACCTGATCATCATCGCCGTCAATGACCACTGCGTCGTCGCAGTAGACGACTCTGGCTCGATTAGATGGCGTCTGGAAGAAGCCGACGCCATTGCTCTCGTACCGGCCATATTCGGTGATCACATCTTCATCGCGTCCATCAACGAAAGTGAGGGTGTTGAAAGCTCCAAGCTTACCATAGACAGCTACACTATTGATGGAGAGCTGATCGAGTCGCTGGTTCAAGAAGAGAAAGTTGAAGTTCAGAAGAAAGATTCAGTCAACTTGCAGATGATACTGTTGTCGAAAGCGAAGCTCGCAGTGAGCATTGAGAATCGATGTCTAGTATACCATGGTCCTCAAACACTGGCAGATATCTCCGGATAA